In one window of Arachis ipaensis cultivar K30076 chromosome B06, Araip1.1, whole genome shotgun sequence DNA:
- the LOC107647919 gene encoding transcription factor bHLH130 translates to MTKGVGNYSGSDELSLSTMNRFNNQISFSSSRSPSSSATATNNNNRNGGLFFPNYGSWNETSYKRDDQNRIHKLIFYANQNEEFGNNKVVHTLSHQLSFPKAESEMFAMENMIHFPLSDSVPCKIRAKRGCATHPRSIAERVRRTRISERMKLLEELVPNMDKQASTADMLDMAVGYIKDLQKQFKNLSDKRAKCKCIRMQKSDSSKKF, encoded by the exons ATGACGAAAGGTGTTGGAAACTACAGTGGCAGTGATGAACTTAGTCTATCCACAATGAACAGATTCAATAACCAAATTAGCTTCTCATCATCAAGAAGCCCTTCTTCTTCAGCAACGGCAACTAATAATAATAACCGTAATGGTGGATTATTCTTCCCTAATTATGGTTCTTGGAATGAGACATCATACAAGAGGGACGACCAAAATAGGATTCATAAGTTAATTTTTTATGCTAATCAG AATGAAGAGTTTGGGAATAATAAAGTTGTTCATACACTATCGCATCAACTAAGTTTTCCAAAAGCGGAATCGGAGATGTTTGCAATGGAGAATATGATTCACTTCCCATTATCAGATTCTGTTCCATGTAAAATTAGAGCCAAAAGAGGATGTGCTACTCATCCCAGAAGCATTGCCGAAAGG GTGAGAAGAACTCGGATCAGTGAACGAATGAAATTATTAGAAGAGCTTGTTCCGAACATGGACAAG CAAGCCAGCACAGCAGACATGTTGGACATGGCTGTAGGATACATAAAAGATCTTCAGAAACAATTTAAG AATCTAAGTGACAAACGGGCTAAATGCAAGTGTATAAGGATGCAGAAATCAGATTCTTCAAAAAAATTTTGA